In Thermospira aquatica, the following proteins share a genomic window:
- a CDS encoding class I SAM-dependent methyltransferase, translated as MEKTSGLFYEILAKWYDEIFPLSEELKGFVTHWLRDNTTVLDIGSATGELASFLGSKEEVSRVVALDLDPAMVLQAREKTRNNPKIEVKQMDMMAIGDLGEAFHLITCLGNTLVHLDSYESIQKFCRLCYGALKPQGRLIIQILHYDTLVHRKVESLPLIESEHCIFERFYAYHGKRVEFRGCLLDKSLQKSYESRLWLYPLEKDELLFCFDGLDVRIDLYGDFSFTPLFADSPLLVAVVERV; from the coding sequence ATGGAAAAAACTTCCGGTTTATTTTATGAGATACTTGCAAAATGGTATGATGAGATTTTTCCTCTTAGCGAGGAACTCAAAGGTTTCGTTACACACTGGCTTAGAGATAACACGACAGTTCTTGACATTGGTAGTGCCACAGGAGAACTAGCTTCGTTTCTTGGCTCAAAAGAAGAAGTGTCAAGGGTTGTCGCTCTAGATCTTGATCCCGCTATGGTTCTTCAAGCTAGAGAAAAAACTCGAAATAACCCAAAAATAGAAGTAAAACAGATGGATATGATGGCGATAGGAGACTTGGGGGAGGCATTTCATCTCATTACCTGTCTTGGGAATACTCTTGTGCATCTGGATTCTTATGAAAGTATTCAAAAGTTTTGTCGATTGTGCTATGGCGCTTTGAAACCTCAGGGAAGATTGATCATTCAAATCTTACATTATGATACTCTTGTGCACAGGAAAGTCGAGTCTTTGCCTCTCATTGAGAGTGAGCACTGTATTTTTGAGCGTTTTTATGCCTATCACGGAAAAAGGGTAGAGTTTCGTGGCTGTTTGTTAGACAAGTCTTTGCAAAAATCTTATGAAAGTCGGTTATGGCTTTATCCGCTGGAGAAAGATGAGCTTCTCTTTTGTTTTGATGGTCTTGATGTGAGGATTGATCTTTATGGAGATTTTTCTTTTACTCCTCTATTTGCTGATTCCCCTCTTCTTGTTGCTGTGGTAGAAAGAGTTTAA
- a CDS encoding ATP-binding protein, which translates to MHATLTDILYDLVQNAIEAKASLVTLDYLEEKETLTCCIGDNGVGMTPDEMKQAVDPFYTNGEKHAKRKVGLGLPFAKQLCETVGGEFLLDSRKDEGTSVALVLPKSHVDMPPVGDLVLLFVQVMGFDGEYEMLIHRKLGERSYRVVRSELREAVGGFETAESLSWAKFYITKLEEELKEEVYGKNHA; encoded by the coding sequence ATGCACGCCACACTGACAGATATCCTCTACGACCTGGTGCAGAATGCGATTGAGGCAAAGGCTTCTCTGGTGACTCTGGATTACCTGGAGGAGAAAGAGACGCTTACCTGCTGTATAGGAGATAACGGTGTTGGGATGACGCCGGATGAAATGAAGCAAGCCGTAGATCCCTTCTACACCAATGGAGAGAAGCACGCAAAACGCAAAGTTGGACTGGGGCTTCCTTTTGCTAAGCAACTCTGTGAGACAGTTGGGGGAGAGTTTCTGCTTGATTCGCGTAAGGATGAAGGAACGTCGGTAGCTCTTGTGCTTCCAAAATCTCATGTAGACATGCCCCCAGTGGGTGATCTTGTATTGCTTTTTGTTCAGGTGATGGGATTTGATGGAGAGTATGAAATGTTGATCCATCGTAAACTAGGGGAAAGATCGTACCGTGTAGTGAGGAGCGAGCTTCGAGAGGCTGTTGGCGGATTTGAAACGGCTGAGTCTCTTTCCTGGGCAAAGTTTTATATTACAAAACTGGAAGAAGAATTAAAGGAGGAAGTATATGGCAAAAATCACGCTTGA
- the nuoF gene encoding NADH-quinone oxidoreductase subunit NuoF, translating into MAYRGFVLVCGGTGCESNKSSVIFDQMQKKMTELGLQNEIQLVKTGCFGLCEKGPIVKVLPDETFYVDVKPEDADRIVQEHLLKGRPVKDLVYQYDESHKNVKIENIPFYQKQFRIVLRNCGVIDPENINEYIARDGYKALEKVLFEMKPDDVIEELKVSGLRGRGGAGFPTWRKWVFTKDVESDVKYVVCNADEGDPGAYMDRSTIEGDPHSIIEAMTICGYTVGAHQGYVYIRAEYPLAIKRLEKAIEQARELGLLGKDILGSGFDFDIEIRLGAGAFVCGEETALLASIEGNRGMPRPRPPFPAVSGLWGKPTVINNVETWASIPVIILKGGKWFSQIGTETSKGTKVFALTGKVNNSGLIEVPMGTTLREVIFDIGGGIKGGKKFKAVQSGGPSGGVIPAEYLDTPIDYENLQKLGSIMGSGGLIVMDEDDCMIDIAKFYLEFTVDESCGKCSPCRIGGRQMHNILDKISKGKGELEDIEKLKQIGRAMQKASLCGLGQTAPNPVLSTLRYFEHEYRQHIVEKKCTSGSCKELVSYVIDPQKCIGCGLCAMKCPVNCISGEKRKPHTIDQAKCIKCGNCYTVCKFGAVIKS; encoded by the coding sequence ATGGCGTATAGAGGTTTCGTTCTGGTTTGTGGTGGAACAGGTTGTGAATCCAACAAATCCAGTGTTATTTTTGATCAGATGCAGAAAAAGATGACGGAGCTTGGTCTTCAGAACGAGATACAGCTCGTCAAAACAGGGTGTTTTGGGCTCTGTGAGAAGGGTCCTATTGTGAAAGTGCTCCCCGATGAGACGTTTTATGTTGACGTAAAACCAGAGGATGCTGATAGAATTGTTCAGGAACATCTTCTGAAGGGGCGTCCCGTCAAGGATCTTGTCTATCAGTACGATGAAAGTCACAAAAATGTCAAGATCGAGAATATTCCTTTTTATCAGAAGCAGTTTCGTATTGTGCTTCGTAACTGTGGTGTTATTGATCCGGAAAATATCAATGAATATATCGCTCGTGATGGATACAAGGCCCTGGAAAAGGTACTGTTTGAAATGAAGCCGGATGATGTGATCGAAGAGTTGAAAGTATCCGGACTTCGTGGTCGTGGAGGAGCTGGATTTCCCACATGGCGGAAGTGGGTTTTTACCAAGGATGTAGAGTCAGATGTAAAATATGTTGTTTGTAACGCTGATGAGGGAGACCCTGGCGCATACATGGATCGTAGTACTATCGAGGGTGATCCCCATTCGATCATTGAGGCTATGACTATCTGTGGCTATACGGTAGGGGCGCATCAAGGATATGTTTATATTCGCGCTGAGTATCCCCTTGCGATCAAGCGTCTGGAAAAGGCTATTGAGCAGGCTCGTGAGCTTGGGCTGTTGGGGAAAGATATTCTGGGCAGTGGATTTGATTTTGATATTGAAATTCGTCTTGGGGCAGGGGCTTTTGTCTGTGGTGAGGAAACAGCTCTGCTTGCTTCTATCGAGGGCAACCGTGGTATGCCTAGACCCCGTCCTCCCTTCCCTGCTGTGAGTGGACTCTGGGGTAAACCTACCGTGATCAACAACGTAGAAACGTGGGCAAGTATTCCCGTGATTATTCTCAAAGGTGGCAAGTGGTTTTCTCAGATTGGAACAGAAACCTCCAAGGGAACCAAGGTGTTTGCCCTCACAGGAAAGGTGAACAACTCTGGTTTGATCGAAGTACCTATGGGGACCACCTTGAGAGAGGTGATTTTTGATATTGGTGGTGGTATTAAGGGAGGAAAGAAATTCAAGGCAGTACAGTCTGGTGGACCCTCGGGGGGTGTGATTCCTGCAGAGTATCTTGATACACCCATCGACTATGAGAACCTTCAGAAACTTGGGTCGATTATGGGATCTGGTGGTCTCATTGTGATGGATGAAGATGATTGTATGATCGATATTGCCAAGTTCTATCTGGAGTTTACTGTGGATGAGTCATGTGGAAAGTGTTCTCCCTGTCGTATTGGTGGAAGACAGATGCACAATATTCTTGACAAGATTTCAAAAGGAAAAGGTGAACTGGAAGATATCGAAAAACTTAAGCAGATTGGTCGTGCTATGCAGAAGGCTTCGCTCTGTGGTCTTGGACAGACAGCACCCAATCCAGTACTTTCTACTCTTCGCTACTTTGAGCATGAGTATCGTCAGCATATTGTAGAGAAGAAGTGTACTTCAGGAAGTTGTAAAGAACTTGTGAGCTACGTAATCGATCCTCAAAAATGTATAGGGTGTGGGCTTTGTGCTATGAAGTGTCCTGTGAACTGTATTTCTGGTGAGAAGCGCAAACCTCATACCATCGATCAGGCAAAGTGTATCAAGTGTGGCAACTGTTATACCGTGTGTAAGTTTGGCGCGGTGATAAAAAGCTAA
- a CDS encoding NADH-quinone oxidoreductase subunit NuoE family protein, whose amino-acid sequence MFETKEKEVQLSAELLAFINEWKARPGNLIMILHRVQEEYGYIPRDVALSLSRMLDVPLAKIYGVVTFYHFFRLVKPGKHTISVCMGTACYLKGGEDLIKELEVQLGVGVNGTTEDGQFSLQAVRCLGCCGLAPVLTVDGEVYGRLTKEQLPDIIARYSK is encoded by the coding sequence ATGTTTGAGACAAAGGAAAAAGAGGTGCAGCTTTCCGCTGAACTTTTGGCTTTTATCAATGAGTGGAAAGCAAGACCGGGAAACCTTATCATGATTCTGCACCGTGTTCAGGAGGAGTATGGGTATATTCCTCGGGATGTGGCTCTGTCTTTATCTCGTATGCTGGATGTGCCTTTGGCAAAAATCTATGGAGTGGTGACTTTTTATCATTTCTTTCGCCTGGTAAAACCCGGTAAGCACACCATCTCTGTTTGTATGGGGACAGCATGCTACCTCAAAGGGGGAGAAGATCTCATTAAGGAACTTGAGGTTCAGCTAGGCGTTGGTGTCAATGGAACAACGGAGGATGGACAGTTTTCTTTGCAGGCTGTTCGCTGTCTTGGATGTTGTGGACTGGCACCAGTGCTGACAGTAGATGGTGAGGTGTATGGTCGTTTGACCAAAGAGCAGCTTCCAGATATTATTGCCCGGTATAGCAAGTAG
- a CDS encoding (2Fe-2S) ferredoxin domain-containing protein, giving the protein MAKITLEELRKLREQSKTEIEKREVENKSTIIIVGMGTCGIAAGARDTLKSFVENIEKLGLKDVVVKQTGCMGYCYVEPTVEVIMPDMPQTIYGKVTADVARKILEEHVIHKKLVSEHVMDKPAADIMK; this is encoded by the coding sequence ATGGCAAAAATCACGCTTGAAGAGTTGAGAAAACTTCGTGAACAAAGCAAAACGGAGATAGAGAAACGTGAGGTTGAGAATAAGTCCACGATTATTATCGTGGGAATGGGAACGTGTGGAATTGCAGCTGGGGCTCGTGATACTTTGAAATCCTTTGTTGAAAATATCGAAAAACTTGGACTCAAAGATGTGGTGGTGAAACAAACAGGGTGTATGGGTTACTGCTACGTGGAACCTACTGTTGAAGTCATTATGCCCGATATGCCTCAAACAATTTATGGCAAGGTTACAGCCGATGTTGCACGCAAGATCCTTGAAGAGCATGTAATCCACAAAAAATTGGTGAGCGAGCATGTGATGGATAAACCAGCCGCTGACATCATGAAGTAA
- a CDS encoding T9SS type B sorting domain-containing protein, producing the protein MRFFIRVFFLVILHGGVFALPAGSEKSFSGLGVDGQAIGFTGISADSFSCWANPALYDITRLQTGGSIEGMAENLVYRFFGGVPTPLGQIGARLSYDKTLHNLLQFELLWSRTISRWFSLGIKLNTGMMLGQGFFSLDIGAVQRGGEGSGIGFYNWDYALVLKNIGSSVSLFQDIPWKPFMVSVGGGFSPLRFGWYNLRLQSDVSLSFSPFFTLVGMGMKHTFWDAFSLSAGYQLPLGTVVPFSPTTSAGIGLVGGVALDKEKTNLIMRFGKTPSASYTEVALWYSIQMNPALSHNLMVNVSWGQYDDKPPVISSLPVVFFSPNLDGIKDEAIFPLPIVDNDKLSGWEVEIVDSTGKVVRRFESWQSLETKTLSLKNIVKRIITPDRGIEIPPSIKWDGRNDKGEKLPDGTYRYRIRARDITGNETASSWQSVVLDTEKRDFHLETSSTVFSPNGDGNLETIEISFKNVQSLPQDRLVFVVEDASGKEVSRTVWTNEDGLPPMIVWKGEANGNLLPEGVYRLVLRLESDAGNTMETNTSVQLVRTMETASLVLSKNAFSARKEEVVTITPQVSSTNLLKKWLLTIQNEKDQVVREIGGSSPLPSLLPWDGRDNQGTIVSDGIYTATLQLFYESGNQPKSSALPITIDNTSPVVNVKLPYTIFSPLPDSKQRTLPISLDIKAASNDILTLTIVDETGSPVFYEQKPAEEWEKSIEWTGLNPKLEPLPEGRYALVVEAEDAVGNRFQTNISPIVLRTGRERLSVSTASAFVSPRLTPTARFTLEGNPQGIKNLEFVIRDESNRERYRLFTNIWLSIIDVPLNNLPDNYYTYQAKALYEDGQNPQSPERRLEIDSIPPKLGASVDIPAFSPNNDGRRDSLVVRFSPEGRSNDVFSMAIYNEKGEIVRSTEWRGPVQREFLWNGKDNTGKELSEGTYHLSFTSRDNASNVTREWISNVYLAKTYPELSFEVNDIAIVPGKRPLVVRGTVTETNRIERNEFQILNQKGETVYQQALNRWSNLWTWDGKTTQGIAPDGYYTIRWGLSYLDGNALQAELEDIIVDSQPPKVELFFSPVVFTPDGDGENDTLSLRATLWDLAGLEHASLSILKIRENLPPLPVKRWEWQFEDEPSLFEKTWDWNGLGDDGELVESVQDYMIEIVTRDILGHTNRYQTNFTTGVLIEKLPEGLRIRISSVRFALNSARLTSQSQEILGKMVSVFQRLLSQPERYGLTSDFFIEVSGHTDDLPGPTPDFNTKLSEKRAKAVYDYLVSQGIPADKLTWAGYGEKRPYKPIKPEMSKEQRDELRSRNRRVEFFIRKRK; encoded by the coding sequence ATGAGATTTTTTATACGTGTTTTTTTTCTTGTGATACTCCATGGTGGAGTCTTTGCACTTCCTGCAGGAAGTGAGAAGAGTTTCTCCGGACTTGGGGTAGATGGACAAGCCATAGGATTTACGGGGATAAGTGCTGATAGCTTCTCTTGCTGGGCAAACCCAGCCCTCTACGACATCACCCGTCTCCAAACAGGGGGCAGCATCGAGGGAATGGCGGAAAACCTGGTGTATCGTTTTTTTGGAGGAGTGCCCACCCCTCTGGGACAAATTGGAGCAAGACTCTCGTATGATAAAACCCTTCACAATCTTCTCCAGTTTGAACTCCTCTGGAGTCGGACCATTTCCCGATGGTTTTCTCTCGGCATCAAACTCAATACCGGCATGATGTTGGGACAGGGATTTTTCTCTCTCGATATCGGAGCGGTGCAACGAGGGGGGGAGGGCTCAGGCATAGGTTTTTATAACTGGGACTACGCCCTTGTTCTCAAAAACATAGGAAGCTCTGTTTCTCTTTTCCAGGATATTCCCTGGAAACCCTTTATGGTAAGTGTCGGGGGTGGATTTTCACCTCTTCGTTTCGGATGGTACAATCTACGACTTCAGAGTGATGTATCCCTGTCTTTTTCTCCCTTTTTTACCCTCGTGGGTATGGGTATGAAACATACCTTCTGGGATGCCTTTTCTCTCTCGGCTGGCTACCAACTTCCGCTGGGAACAGTGGTTCCGTTTTCTCCCACAACGAGCGCCGGGATAGGACTTGTGGGAGGAGTGGCTCTCGATAAAGAGAAGACCAATCTTATCATGCGTTTTGGGAAAACCCCCTCAGCTTCGTATACCGAGGTAGCCCTGTGGTACAGCATCCAGATGAATCCCGCTCTCTCTCATAACCTGATGGTCAATGTATCGTGGGGACAGTACGACGACAAACCACCGGTAATCTCTTCCCTCCCTGTAGTTTTCTTCTCCCCCAATCTTGATGGGATCAAAGATGAAGCCATTTTTCCTCTTCCTATCGTCGATAATGATAAACTCTCCGGTTGGGAGGTGGAAATTGTGGACAGTACCGGCAAAGTTGTCCGACGTTTCGAAAGCTGGCAATCCCTCGAAACAAAAACTCTCTCCTTGAAAAACATTGTTAAAAGAATTATCACCCCTGACCGAGGAATAGAAATCCCGCCAAGCATCAAGTGGGATGGAAGAAATGACAAAGGAGAAAAACTGCCTGATGGAACCTATCGCTACCGTATACGTGCCCGTGACATCACAGGAAATGAAACGGCTTCTTCGTGGCAAAGTGTCGTCCTTGATACAGAAAAGCGGGATTTTCACCTTGAAACCTCGAGTACGGTCTTCTCTCCCAACGGGGATGGAAACCTCGAAACCATAGAGATTTCTTTCAAAAATGTTCAGTCACTCCCTCAGGATAGACTTGTTTTTGTCGTAGAGGATGCAAGTGGAAAAGAGGTATCCCGAACCGTGTGGACAAATGAAGATGGTCTTCCACCGATGATTGTCTGGAAAGGCGAGGCAAATGGGAATCTTCTTCCCGAGGGCGTGTATCGTCTTGTCCTTCGTCTTGAAAGCGATGCCGGCAACACTATGGAGACCAATACCTCTGTACAACTGGTGAGAACAATGGAAACCGCATCTCTTGTTCTCTCTAAAAATGCCTTCTCTGCTCGTAAAGAAGAGGTGGTGACCATAACCCCGCAGGTAAGTAGTACCAATCTCCTAAAAAAATGGCTCCTGACCATTCAGAACGAAAAGGACCAAGTGGTCAGAGAAATAGGAGGAAGCTCCCCTCTCCCCTCTTTACTTCCGTGGGATGGCCGAGATAATCAGGGAACTATCGTTTCTGATGGTATCTACACAGCCACCCTTCAGCTTTTCTACGAAAGCGGCAACCAGCCCAAAAGTTCTGCTCTTCCTATCACCATCGATAACACTTCCCCTGTTGTCAATGTCAAACTTCCGTATACGATATTTTCACCCCTCCCTGATTCAAAACAGCGAACGCTTCCTATCAGCCTTGATATCAAGGCAGCCTCCAACGATATCCTCACGCTTACGATTGTGGATGAAACAGGGAGTCCCGTGTTCTACGAACAAAAGCCAGCTGAAGAGTGGGAAAAAAGCATCGAATGGACGGGTTTAAATCCAAAACTTGAGCCCCTCCCCGAAGGCCGTTATGCGTTGGTAGTAGAAGCAGAGGATGCCGTAGGGAACCGTTTTCAGACGAATATCTCTCCGATTGTTCTTCGAACAGGGCGAGAGCGTCTCTCAGTAAGCACAGCCTCTGCCTTTGTTTCCCCTAGACTCACCCCAACCGCTCGCTTTACCCTGGAAGGAAACCCTCAGGGCATCAAAAATCTTGAATTCGTTATCCGTGACGAGAGTAACCGGGAAAGGTATCGTCTCTTCACAAATATTTGGCTTTCCATTATTGATGTTCCTCTGAATAATCTTCCCGATAATTACTACACTTATCAGGCAAAAGCCCTCTACGAGGATGGCCAGAATCCTCAAAGCCCTGAAAGGCGACTGGAGATTGATAGCATTCCGCCAAAACTCGGTGCCTCGGTGGATATCCCTGCCTTTTCCCCCAACAACGACGGCCGAAGGGATAGTTTGGTCGTCAGATTTAGCCCGGAGGGGAGATCAAACGATGTTTTTTCGATGGCTATCTACAACGAAAAAGGAGAAATCGTCCGCTCTACCGAGTGGCGCGGGCCTGTGCAGAGAGAGTTTCTCTGGAATGGAAAAGATAACACCGGTAAAGAGCTTTCTGAGGGAACGTACCATCTCAGCTTCACCAGCCGGGATAACGCATCGAACGTAACCAGAGAATGGATCTCCAACGTCTACCTTGCAAAAACGTATCCCGAACTTTCGTTTGAGGTAAATGACATCGCTATCGTTCCCGGAAAACGTCCGCTCGTCGTGAGAGGAACAGTCACAGAAACCAATCGGATTGAACGAAACGAATTTCAAATTCTCAATCAAAAGGGAGAAACTGTCTATCAGCAGGCTCTCAACAGGTGGAGCAACCTCTGGACATGGGATGGCAAAACAACCCAGGGAATAGCACCTGATGGATACTACACCATCCGATGGGGACTCTCTTACCTCGACGGAAATGCTCTTCAGGCAGAGCTTGAGGATATAATAGTGGATAGTCAACCACCAAAAGTGGAACTCTTCTTTTCTCCCGTGGTCTTTACCCCTGATGGTGATGGAGAAAATGATACCCTTTCTCTCCGAGCCACGTTGTGGGATTTAGCTGGACTTGAACATGCAAGCCTAAGCATCCTCAAAATACGGGAAAATCTCCCTCCTCTTCCCGTAAAAAGGTGGGAGTGGCAGTTTGAGGATGAACCATCGCTTTTTGAAAAAACGTGGGACTGGAACGGCCTCGGAGACGACGGAGAACTTGTAGAATCCGTCCAGGACTATATGATTGAGATAGTAACACGTGACATCCTCGGCCACACCAATCGCTACCAGACAAACTTTACCACAGGGGTTTTGATTGAAAAACTTCCCGAAGGACTCCGTATACGTATCAGTAGTGTCCGTTTTGCGCTCAATTCTGCCCGGTTAACAAGCCAAAGCCAAGAAATTCTTGGTAAAATGGTAAGTGTATTCCAGCGATTACTGAGTCAACCGGAACGGTATGGACTCACCTCAGACTTTTTCATAGAGGTTTCCGGTCATACAGACGACCTGCCTGGTCCTACGCCCGATTTCAACACAAAACTCTCCGAAAAGCGAGCAAAAGCGGTGTATGACTACCTCGTAAGCCAGGGGATTCCTGCTGACAAACTCACATGGGCTGGATATGGTGAAAAACGACCCTACAAACCTATAAAACCGGAAATGTCCAAAGAACAACGGGATGAGCTGAGATCAAGAAACCGGCGTGTGGAGTTTTTCATCCGAAAAAGAAAATAA
- a CDS encoding NADH-dependent [FeFe] hydrogenase, group A6: MEMIQIKVNDMAVEVPRGTTILEAAKKAQVNIPKLCNHPDLPPTAACGLCIVKIKNNPKMIRACATKAEPGMEIVTHDPELYEVRKTVLELILSNHPNDCLRCPRNGNCELQKLSEDFGIREVPFTNMIVEHPVDDSSPALTINPAKCVKCGRCVEVCQVMQNVWALEFIGRGYNMRIAPAADVKLIDSPCVKCGQCTAHCPVGALYEKDETPAVWQALQDPKKHKVVQIAPAVRVAVGEAFGLEPGTILTKKIYSVLKRLGFDAVFDTNFGADMTIMEEASEFVERFVHKKGPIPLITTCCPAWVDYLEKYYPDMIPHFSTAKSPHEMVGALTKTYYAEKKGLKACDVYGVSIMPCTAKKYEISRSEEMKASGCQDIDVVLTTREFTRMIKSSGIDFLNLPDSDPDHILGDYTGAGVIFGATGGVMEAALRTAYYFITGKELGKVDLEETRGLEGIKKATIDIQGTKVNIAVAHGLANVQYVLEEVKSALAAGKEPPYHFIEVMACRGGCVGGGGQPYGATDEIRAKRARGIYQDDKQSEIRCSHQNPMVQQLYKEYLGKPLSKKSHELLHTHYHERPLYNR; the protein is encoded by the coding sequence ATGGAAATGATTCAGATAAAAGTTAATGACATGGCCGTTGAAGTTCCCAGGGGAACAACTATTTTAGAGGCAGCCAAGAAAGCACAGGTAAATATTCCCAAGCTTTGTAACCATCCAGATCTTCCTCCAACAGCCGCTTGTGGGCTCTGTATTGTCAAGATCAAAAATAACCCCAAGATGATTCGTGCCTGTGCGACGAAGGCTGAACCAGGGATGGAGATTGTCACCCATGATCCTGAGCTGTACGAGGTTCGAAAAACAGTACTTGAACTCATCCTCTCCAACCATCCCAATGATTGTCTTCGCTGTCCGAGAAATGGGAATTGTGAACTTCAGAAACTGTCAGAGGATTTTGGTATCCGAGAGGTACCTTTTACCAATATGATAGTAGAACACCCGGTAGACGATTCTTCTCCTGCTCTTACTATCAACCCTGCCAAGTGTGTCAAATGTGGGCGTTGTGTTGAGGTGTGTCAGGTAATGCAGAACGTATGGGCACTCGAGTTTATCGGACGGGGGTATAACATGCGTATTGCCCCTGCAGCTGATGTCAAGCTTATTGATAGCCCATGTGTGAAATGTGGTCAGTGTACCGCGCACTGTCCTGTTGGTGCTCTTTATGAGAAAGACGAGACACCTGCAGTGTGGCAGGCTCTTCAGGATCCCAAAAAGCACAAAGTCGTTCAGATTGCTCCTGCTGTTCGTGTGGCTGTGGGTGAAGCGTTTGGACTGGAGCCCGGAACCATTCTTACCAAAAAGATTTACAGTGTTTTGAAACGTTTGGGGTTTGATGCAGTTTTTGACACCAATTTTGGTGCGGATATGACTATTATGGAAGAAGCAAGTGAATTTGTGGAGCGTTTTGTTCATAAAAAAGGCCCCATCCCTCTCATTACAACGTGTTGTCCGGCATGGGTAGATTATCTCGAGAAGTACTATCCCGATATGATTCCTCATTTCTCTACCGCAAAATCTCCTCACGAGATGGTGGGAGCTCTTACCAAGACGTACTATGCAGAGAAAAAAGGGCTGAAGGCTTGTGATGTCTATGGTGTCTCTATTATGCCTTGTACGGCAAAAAAATATGAGATTAGCCGTTCTGAGGAGATGAAAGCCAGTGGGTGTCAGGATATTGATGTCGTATTGACTACACGTGAGTTTACACGAATGATCAAGTCTTCTGGTATTGATTTTCTCAATCTTCCTGATTCGGATCCTGATCATATTTTGGGGGATTATACCGGCGCAGGAGTAATTTTTGGTGCAACGGGTGGAGTAATGGAAGCTGCTCTTCGCACCGCTTACTATTTCATTACTGGCAAAGAGCTGGGCAAGGTTGACCTGGAGGAAACAAGAGGTCTGGAGGGTATTAAAAAGGCTACTATTGATATTCAGGGCACCAAAGTGAATATCGCGGTAGCTCATGGTCTTGCCAATGTTCAGTATGTTCTGGAAGAGGTAAAATCAGCCCTCGCTGCAGGAAAAGAGCCCCCGTATCACTTTATTGAAGTGATGGCTTGCCGTGGTGGATGTGTCGGCGGTGGTGGTCAGCCTTATGGAGCAACCGATGAGATTCGTGCTAAACGTGCTAGAGGTATTTACCAGGATGATAAACAGAGTGAAATCCGTTGTTCCCACCAGAATCCCATGGTGCAGCAGCTCTACAAAGAGTATCTTGGCAAACCTCTTTCTAAGAAGAGTCACGAACTTCTCCATACACACTATCACGAGAGACCATTGTACAATAGATAA